The Topomyia yanbarensis strain Yona2022 chromosome 3, ASM3024719v1, whole genome shotgun sequence nucleotide sequence ACCCGCTACCAAAATTCCGAGTAaattggcaaacgtttgtaggtggcgcagtgatcgacgcACTGTAGTTGCCAAAAACacgtagcaaacagttgcgtagatggcaatagtaaaacacgtttttccaacgtttatcaatttgaaagtttacagttttgttctagcttaaatgtctgttatctgtggacATAGTTTGCACTCATGCACTCAGCGAAGTTTCACACGATTAAACcaacaaaattcatttttgatatCAATCGACAGTCTATTTTTGATTCTAAACTCTTTGATTGTTCAATATACAATATTTAATTGTTGAACTAACAATATTATGTTTATTCCAaccaaattttatttaattttggttttgcctaGTAGTAAATCagtgtgtattgaaaatgtgtaccatatttttaatttgttaatgaaaataactatgtattaataaaaaaaaccaaatgtATACATGCTCCTACAAATTTTGGAATTCCggtttaaaaaaatttcgcaGTCCAGGCACACCAAACTGAACACTGTGGTAAGTGTCAATGTTAAAATAATTAATAACATTGGAAGTAACATAAGCTTTGAAACTTTCAGAACAACCTCAAAATGCTGAAAATAAACAGCTGGCAAATGATCCtgtaacattttaaaattaacagcaaatttaaaaataacaataaaatttttctattttacttTTATTAACAAACATCAATAGTAAAGATTGTCTTCTGTATTTGTTgttgtttcaataaaatcatATTGCTGGACCAATCGTGTTCACAACATTAGATCAATAATACTGGCAATCGTTTCaacaataatattgttgattcaACCGATGATGTGATTGAAATctagaaacgtcaaaaccagaATTTATTGTAGAAATAACAATATTACGGATTGAATCAAGTACTGAATACTATTAGCCCTgagataataataattattgttgAGCTTAAACCAGAATATTATTATATCACAAttcatttttctgcgtgtatacGAGCATCGTAAAGGAGTCATCTCAACGCACTATTTGAGATAAATTTTGTATAATGCTCATGCATGCGGTGTACCATTATACGATTCCGATACAAATTGTATGCTTATACGATTTTTGTTGGTCATCCTTATACGACGCCGAGTTAATTGGGTGACTACTACCGAATTTAATTTGAACGAAGTATTGGTCACTCgtaaatttcccatataaacctttTTGCCATTCTACTATAGTCtactatagaaaggttatgcaatcattctgaaaatCGAACTTGtaacagaggcccggagggccgaaatTCTTATATCATTGGACTCACTTCGACGAGTCGGCaaatgtgtgtttgtatgtgaccaacaatcgtacatcggttactcggagaacTGATTTTCTCacacttagtcttaaatgaaaggcacAGGTTGCTATGGAATTTAATTATGAgtgctttattttttaatttgcatCGCTCATTTGAAGAATGTGATGACTGCTAAAATAACGAGAAATGTCCAAAGGAATTTATACCACTACTCAAATGGTAGATTCTGTGAAGTTGAGTTACCGTATTCCTTGTGAGATGAACAGAGTAGCTGAGATGAATTGGGATTCGTCTACTCCATATCGGAATGATCTGCTTGGTTTCATTACCACACTGGATGGAATTATTCTCGCTTCACGAATCTAACCTCAATCGTATTACTGCTCCGAAGCACGAGATCTGCCACAAAGTTTATCTCTTCCAAGCGTGTCTTCGGCAGTACCTTGAACTGCAGTAGCGTATGTGCGATAACGGCCTTCAGTTCCATCATCGCATACTTCTGACCGATACAGTTTCTTGGCCCGGCGCTAAACGGTACGTAAGCATATGGATTCCTACGATCAACGTTCTCCGGTAGGAAGCGGTCCGCGTTAAATACATCAGGATCTGGAAACTGCTCCGGGTCTCGATGCAAGTCAAAGATATGAAGGTTGACAACGACACCCGCCGGTATAATGTTGCCATCCGACAGTACGATGTCTTCGGAAACAGCTCTCGAGATGAACGTCACCGGTGGCCACAGACGGAGACATTCTTTTATCGCCCTATCCATGAACTTCATTTCCGCGTAATCTTGTGGACTGAATGGTCCATCTTTAACCAATTTTTGGCTTTTTACTTCGCAGATTTCCTTATGTATTCGTTCCTGGACGTGTTGCTCTCTCGCCAGAGTAAAGAAGATGAACACCAGTGCCGACGCTGTAGTGTCGTGCCCCTCGAAGGTGAACGTATCCACTTCCTCGCGGATACCTTCGTCGTCAATCTGTTGCTTCTGTTCAGCTAGTAACAGTGAATCCAGCATGGCGTAACGCTTCTTTGTGCTGGTGTAACTGTAAGAGATCTTCTAGAAATTATCGTAGATTATCGACAAAGACACGATATTACAGGTTTTCTTCGGTAATGACTTCCGTCTTGTCAGAAATTTGTTGGAACTCCTGTCTTCGTTGGTTAATAATACCAGTTGTAAAAGAGTGAACTGGAAGTAACAATTTCTGCAGAGCGTTTTGGTACCCGTTAAGCTTACACGCTAAATCACTGTGCAACCATGGTCGCATCAGTCGGTGAACTAACATTTCTCCGATTTCGTACAGCTTCTGTCGATATTCGTCAGCACCTGCCGTAGATGATAGCTTTACACCCATTGAAGTTTCTGAAATATACTTCTATTGATAGTCACCTTTATAATTAATAGCAACCGGAGCCTACCACATATAGTACTCAAGGTAAACCTGGACATCACGGGTTGCAGCTTTGTAGCTCTTCCTAAACTGGCATCTTTGGACAGCGTCGCTATTAATTGATCACATTCCTCAACGAACGTTTGATGGAAACCATTGAGTATGTTAAAATGAAATGTAGGTGTTAAAATCCTGCGACGTTGCATCCATTTTGGGCCCGTGCTATTCAGCAAACCCAATCCTAGCAGTGGATGTAAGAACTTATAGAATCGGCTCTTATCGATGTTCTTAGTACTGGATAGCAATGATTCAGCTTCACGCACTCGCACTACATTTAGCACACAGAACCAATCGTTCCACCAGAATCGGTATGATCCGCCGTACTTCTTGGCCCAACCACGTGCACACTGAAATGTTTTCGCTGCAAACGAATTATTAGCTCCTAACTGgagaaattttgtaatttctttTACCTTGATTTAGAAACAAGATTTCACACAATGTCCCAATAAGCGGTCGAGTCGGTGGACCtgcaaatttatttattgcacGAAACATTCGTCCTCTTTTGTTCATCAGGTCCAGAACAAAAATCACCAGCAGTAACAAGCCAACAATAAATAACCAATAATTTATAGAAAAATCCATTGCGTTTCAAGATTTTCACCCTTTGGGTTTTCCACAACCAATCCACAAGAGCACAATTTCAACTCTGAGTGCCGATGTTCGGAGTgtcagtttattataaatatGCGGCATAGTTTATCAACAATGCAAATGATAAGACGGTGATAAGGCGAGCGCACTTCTAGGATCATTTATATGGCAAATTACCTATTTACAAACATTGGGATCGTCAAGCTTCAATGCGAAAGAGTTTATGGCTTCGATCGGAGAGAGCACATCATATTCCGAAACGGGTGGGGGCGGTTGTGTTTTTACCACAGCCAAATGGACGCCATAGTATGAATTCTTCTTGACACTTCGACCAGATCCGTTGTTTTCGACAGCATCACCCCGCCAAGAATCTCAAGTGTGCTTTACTTAGAGGCCGTTGATATAAGTCACGTGGAAAGATATACCACAATTTTTGGCACTCTCCTCCCGCTGTGTGGGCAAGCAAGGACTTTTAGGTGATTAAATGAAGAATATAAGTCTTCTTTTCTTACATCAATTGATAGAGCACAATTTTCTAAATATAGCAACATATATGTACAATCCTTAAAACTTCAGAATACATTGATTTTctacaaaaatgtaaacatgtccgagtttgacactatcggtcttccttgacagtgaatttagccacatgggttaacatatacattttttataatagaaATATAAAGAATTCGCTCACACTTGTAAGAGGTTTCCGAGGCCCAGTGGGCCAAGTTTTaagtaccaatcgactcagctcaacgtTTTGGGATTAAGTTAAGTTAattggcagcaagagtgggacatcGCGGAGAAgagaaggtggacccaccgactcatcccatcATTGCTTAGGTCCATAGGAAGCATGgaaaggtgaacttccattagacgcagtttttgcccgGGCAAGTATGCTTCCAGGACTGCCCGCAGcgatttggacatgcttcgtcacccctttgtccGGACTGTTCAAACGTGCAAGAGAAACCGAAGTACGTgctcttcgaatgccctaggttcgaagaagtcccTTCGTACCTttgtatgcctggtgtgacaattgacaatatcgttgaagagatgtgccacgacgagcatacctgggacgctgtcaacaaagtggttacgagtatactctccgtgctgcagaggaagtggaaGAAGGAAGATTCGGGGCGCCAGAGAACCGGACGTCTGGTTTCACAGG carries:
- the LOC131692406 gene encoding cytochrome P450 4C1-like, whose product is MDFSINYWLFIVGLLLLVIFVLDLMNKRGRMFRAINKFAGPPTRPLIGTLCEILFLNQAKTFQCARGWAKKYGGSYRFWWNDWFCVLNVVRVREAESLLSSTKNIDKSRFYKFLHPLLGLGLLNSTGPKWMQRRRILTPTFHFNILNGFHQTFVEECDQLIATLSKDASLGRATKLQPVMSRFTLSTICETSMGVKLSSTAGADEYRQKLYEIGEMLVHRLMRPWLHSDLACKLNGYQNALQKLLLPVHSFTTGIINQRRQEFQQISDKTEVITEENLYTSTKKRYAMLDSLLLAEQKQQIDDEGIREEVDTFTFEGHDTTASALVFIFFTLAREQHVQERIHKEICEVKSQKLVKDGPFSPQDYAEMKFMDRAIKECLRLWPPVTFISRAVSEDIVLSDGNIIPAGVVVNLHIFDLHRDPEQFPDPDVFNADRFLPENVDRRNPYAYVPFSAGPRNCIGQKYAMMELKAVIAHTLLQFKVLPKTRLEEINFVADLVLRSSNTIEVRFVKRE